A genomic stretch from Budorcas taxicolor isolate Tak-1 chromosome 15, Takin1.1, whole genome shotgun sequence includes:
- the LOC128060767 gene encoding olfactory receptor 51L1 yields the protein MVVWNNSHTMEPIFILRGFPGLEYVHSHLSIPFCLAYLLAFIGNVTILSVIWTESLLHQPMYYFLSMLALTDLGMSLSTLPTMLAVLCLDVREIQASACYAQLVFIHTFTFLESSVLLAMAFDRFVAICRPLHYTTILTNSVIGKVGLACLLRSMGVVLPTPLLLRHYHYCHVNALSHAFCLHQDVLKLSCSDARISSVYGLCVVIATLGVDSVFILLSYVLILKAVLGIASHEEQLKALNTCVSHICVVLIFFVPVIGVSMVHRFGKHLSPMVHILMADIYLLLPPVLNPVVYSVRTKQIRLGILCKFGLRKRF from the coding sequence ATGGTGGTCTGGAATAACAGTCATACTATGGAACCTATATTTATTCTGAGGGGTTTTCCTGGACTGGAGTATGTTCATTCACATCTCTCCATCCCATTCTGTCTtgcatatttgttagcatttattGGTAATGTTACCATCCTCTCTGTTATTTGGACAGAGTCCTTACTCCACCAGCCCATGTATTACTTTCTTTCTATGTTGGCACTAACTGACCTAGGTATGTCCTTGTCCACACTGCCCACCATGCTTGCTGTATTATGTTTGGATGTTCGGGAGATCCAGGCAAGTGCTTGCTATGCCCAGCTCGTCTTCATCCACACATTCACATTCCTGGAGTCCTCAGTGCTGCTGGCCATGGCCTTCGACCGCTTTGTTGCTATTTGCCGTCCACTGCACTACACCACCATactcaccaacagtgtaatagGCAAGGTTGGTTTGGCCTGCCTGCTAAGAAGCATGGGAGTTGTACTACCCACACCTTTGCTGCTGAGACACTATCACTACTGCCATGTCAATGCCCTCTCCCATGCCTTCTGTTTGCACCAGGATGTTCTGAAGTTATCCTGTTCAGATGCCAGGATCAGCAGTGTTTATGGACTGTGTGTAGTTATTGCCACACTGGGTGTGGATTCTGTCTTTATACTTCTTTCTTATGTCCTGATTCTGAAGGCTGTGCTGGGCATTGCCTCTCATGAGGAGCAGCTAAAGGCACTCAACACATGTGTGTCTCATATCTGTGTGGTGCTCATCTTCTTTGTGCCAGTTATTGGGGTATCAATGGTCCATCGCTTTGGGAAGCATTTGTCTCCCATGGTCCACATCCTTATGGCTGACATATACCTGCTTCTTCCCCCAGTGCTTAACCCTGTTGTCTACAGTGTCAGGACAAAGCAGATTCGTCTAGGAATTCTCTGCAAGTTTGGGCTAAGGAAGAGGTTTTAA